The Alteripontixanthobacter sp. genome has a window encoding:
- a CDS encoding alkaline phosphatase PhoX: protein MTKPLTADRRKFLAGTGSAFAALAASGCTFRNSAGGGMQAPVSAAPMREFVDYGPLVEDPAGLLDLPQGFSYRTLSSLGDAMSDGGTVPDKADGMGCIDLGGGRIALVRNHELIPTDDAGATLTSGYGTRNGEIVPGGTTTIVLDADTLAVEREFRSLAGTIRNCSGGITPWGTWLTCEEAPTGPGQRYGEGLAKNHGWVFEVPAAATSQVEAVPLTAMGRFNHEAACVDPRTGIVYLTEDRDDSVFYRFIPAVPGQLARGGRLQAMVLSDGMRDSRNWNETAMRVGSRHAARWVDITDVEAPEDDLREQGAGKGALKIARGEGVHMGEGELYICSTSGGAAKLGQIFRLVPGVAGSDDMFELFFESTSPDQFNFGDNLTTSPNGHLIVCEDQYSDPVDNYLRGITPAGTAYPLGRLRRQTELAGGCWSPDGKWFFVNAYSPTVTVAITGPWANA, encoded by the coding sequence ATGACCAAGCCGCTTACCGCCGATCGCCGCAAGTTTCTGGCAGGGACCGGTAGCGCGTTCGCCGCGTTGGCCGCGAGCGGGTGTACGTTTCGTAATTCGGCTGGCGGCGGGATGCAGGCCCCGGTCTCCGCTGCGCCGATGCGCGAATTTGTGGATTACGGCCCGCTGGTGGAGGATCCGGCCGGATTGCTCGACCTGCCGCAAGGGTTTTCCTACCGCACCCTTTCCAGCCTCGGCGATGCGATGAGCGATGGTGGAACGGTGCCGGACAAGGCCGACGGGATGGGCTGCATCGATCTGGGCGGCGGACGTATCGCGCTGGTGCGCAACCATGAATTGATCCCGACCGACGATGCGGGCGCCACGCTGACCAGCGGATACGGCACACGCAATGGCGAGATCGTGCCGGGCGGGACTACGACCATCGTGCTCGATGCCGATACGCTGGCGGTGGAGCGGGAATTTCGCAGCCTTGCCGGAACCATCCGCAATTGTTCGGGTGGAATCACGCCTTGGGGCACCTGGTTGACCTGCGAGGAAGCGCCGACCGGGCCGGGCCAGCGTTATGGCGAGGGACTTGCCAAAAATCACGGCTGGGTGTTCGAAGTGCCCGCCGCCGCGACTTCTCAGGTAGAGGCGGTTCCGCTGACAGCCATGGGCCGTTTCAACCACGAGGCCGCTTGCGTCGATCCGCGCACCGGCATCGTCTATCTGACCGAAGACCGCGACGATTCGGTGTTCTACCGCTTCATCCCCGCTGTGCCGGGCCAGTTGGCGCGCGGTGGCAGGTTGCAGGCGATGGTGCTGAGCGATGGAATGCGCGACAGCCGGAATTGGAACGAGACCGCGATGCGTGTCGGTTCGCGCCATGCGGCGCGCTGGGTCGATATTACCGATGTCGAGGCACCGGAAGACGATCTGCGCGAGCAGGGCGCGGGCAAGGGTGCGCTGAAGATAGCCCGAGGGGAAGGGGTGCATATGGGCGAGGGCGAGCTGTATATCTGCTCGACCAGCGGCGGGGCGGCCAAGCTCGGCCAGATCTTCCGCCTTGTCCCCGGTGTGGCCGGATCGGACGATATGTTCGAGCTGTTTTTCGAAAGCACATCGCCCGACCAGTTCAATTTCGGCGACAACCTCACCACCAGCCCCAACGGCCATCTGATCGTGTGCGAGGACCAATATTCGGATCCGGTCGACAATTACCTGCGCGGAATTACCCCGGCGGGCACGGCCTATCCGCTGGGACGCTTGCGCCGCCAGACGGAACTGGCGGGCGGCTGTTGGTCGCCCGATGGCAAATGGTTCTTCGTCAATGCCTACAGCCCCACGGTCACGGTGGCGATCACCGGCCCCTGGGCTAACGCCTGA
- a CDS encoding DNA starvation/stationary phase protection protein — protein MAEQGDNSKTALIGELNGLLADHMALFFKTKNFHWHLAGPRFRDLHLLFDEQAIEIRDQIDVIGERVRKQGEATLTSIGSVAKHTQVKDQDDTSLDADAMVRELRDDNAAMVKRLKGMKPLAEDAGDNATDGLLDDWTDMAEERVWFLTQTLK, from the coding sequence ATGGCCGAACAAGGCGATAATTCGAAAACTGCGCTTATCGGCGAGCTTAACGGGCTGCTGGCCGACCATATGGCACTGTTCTTCAAGACCAAGAATTTCCACTGGCACCTGGCCGGGCCGCGCTTTCGCGACCTGCATTTGCTGTTCGACGAACAAGCGATCGAAATTCGCGACCAGATCGACGTGATCGGCGAGCGGGTCCGCAAGCAGGGCGAAGCCACGCTGACCTCGATCGGGTCGGTCGCCAAGCATACGCAGGTGAAGGATCAGGACGATACCTCGCTCGACGCAGATGCGATGGTGCGCGAATTGCGCGACGACAACGCCGCGATGGTCAAGCGCCTGAAGGGTATGAAGCCGCTCGCCGAAGATGCGGGCGACAATGCCACCGACGGTTTGCTGGACGATTGGACCGACATGGCCGAAGAACGCGTCTGGTTCCTCACGCAAACGCTGAAATAG